From one Cardiocondyla obscurior isolate alpha-2009 linkage group LG06, Cobs3.1, whole genome shotgun sequence genomic stretch:
- the Ttc19 gene encoding tetratricopeptide repeat protein 19 homolog, mitochondrial, with protein sequence MYRLNAVPFISRCVLSSVNYIRSVANTRRNVYTYRNIFAKPQQLCAVKKYRFNDRRGNGSRMLLAVPLPTLIFNYLLGIEDTDEETPEVIMTIKRSVLLIEKREYDKAEQMLHVALNQAQTIQNYDAITYIYDVMANLAFDTGKYHKAEKLFVSVLERLMSKGAAEDDIRIIHISLKIAKMFAHLHETKKAEQGFKFCMEHLKSHIEKDPDNKDAALLQGMAFDWYGQMLLSQSRYTEAFNLLLQAYDISKKMNGEEHEQTVVLLNDLGTICCMREQYDEAITYLSTAARIGENLPDMPDLGAIHVNLGRAFLKKNLYDEGKKSCQRGRKIAKSRNDNDSLLEADKCLKEVKKLLSS encoded by the exons ATGTATCGTCTAAATGCGGTGCCTTTTATATCGAGATGTGTTTTGTCAAGTGTCAACTACATTCGCTCAGTAGCGAACACTCGACGCAACGTTTACAcgtatagaaatatttttgccaaGCCGCAGCAACTCTGCGCGGTAAAAAAGTATCGTTTTAACGACAGGCGGGGAAACGGATCGAGGATGCTTCTCGCTGTGCCTTTGCCaactttaattttcaattaccTCCTTGGCATTGAAGACACAGACGAGGAAACTCCGGAAGTCATTATGACAATTAAGCGATCTGTGTTGCTAATAGAG AAGAGAGAATATGACAAGGCAGAGCAAATGCTTCATGTGGCATTAAATCAAGCTCAAACTATACAGAATTATGATGCCATCACGTACATTTATGACGTAATGGCTAATCTTGCTTTTGACACAGGAAAGTATCACAAAGCAGAGAAATTATTTGTGTCAGTTTTGGAGAGACTGATGTCAAAAGGAGCTGCTGAAGATGACATACGAATTATCCATATAAGTCTAAAGATAGCCAAAATGTTTGCTCACTTACATGAGACAAA gAAAGCAGAGCAGggctttaaattttgtatggAACATTTAAAATCCCATATTGAAAAAGATCCTGATAATAAGGATGCTGCATTACTACAGGGTATGGCCTTTGATTGGTATGGGCAAATGTTACTTTCACAATCTCGTTATACCGAAGCTTTCAACCTTCTTCTTCAGGCTTAtgatataagtaaaaaaatgaatggTGAAGAACATGAACAGACTGTAGTTCTGCTGAATGACTTGGGAACAATTTGTTGTATGCGAGAGCAATATGATGAAGCTATTACATATTTGTCTACAGCAGCAAGAATag gaGAAAACTTACCCGATATGCCTGACTTGGGTGCAATTCACGTGAATTTAGGAAGGgcattcttaaaaaaaaatttatatgacgAAGGTAAAAAATCGTGtcaaagaggaagaaaaatagCTAAAAGCAGAAATGATAACGATTCCTTATTAGAAGCTGATAAATGCTTaaaggaagtaaaaaaattactatcgTCTTAA
- the Catsup gene encoding protein catecholamines up, whose protein sequence is MTGNNRQVTAHRWISRLIVAAFIVLIIFNLPAICQSHDVRESPSYKYSKEANEIYTNEPHQHYHDHDHDHHHDHDHHHDHHHDHDHHHDHDHDHLHEIRSHSTQETYKTLHRNHSDIFLSAITSTLIISAAPFFILFFVPLDNTNKRESLLKILLSFASGGLLGDAFLHLIPHAMNPHTHLEVPSASAEMDSNALPHSHSHSHSHDESHPGHHKHDISVGLCALLGLIVFLMVEKAVRIIKGDHSHSHVHHNFEEKKNKDVSEKKTEKKGEKKNSDKVISKSHKEPQSDIKIAGYLNLVADFLHNFTDGLAIGASYMAGNSIGYITTFTILLHEVPHEIGDFAILIQSGYSKRKAMMMQLITAVGALLGTVVSLLAEGMGDLATKWILPFTAGGFIYIATVSIIPELLTATKLWQSVMEILALFFGVYMMVLIADYE, encoded by the exons ATGACAGGGAATAACCGGCAGGTCACTGCACACAGATGGATCTCGAGGCTTATAGTCGCCGCTTTCATCGTGCTCATTATTTTCAATCTGCCAGCGATTTGTCAAAGCCACGATGTCCGCGAGTCTCCGAGTTACAAATATTCCAAGGAAGCCAACGAGATTTATACGAACGAACCACATCAACATTACCATGATCACGATCACGATCATCATCACGATCACGATCATCATCACGATCATCATCACGATCACGATCATCATCATGATCATGATCACGATCATTTACACGAGATACGTTCTCATTCAACACAAGAAACGTATAAAACATTACACAGAAATCAtagcgatatttttttaagcgcTATTACATCAACTTTGATCATATCAGCTGCAcctttctttatattattttttgtaccaCTGGACAACACCAACAAACGTGAGTCACTGCTCAAGATTCTGTTGAGTTTTGCATCTGGTGGTCTCTTAGGTGATGCATTTCTTCATTTGATTCCACATGCTATGAATCCACATACACATTTGGAAGTCCCTTCTGCTTCTGCAGAAATGGATTCTAATGCACTTCCACATTCCCATTCTCATTCCCATTCCCATGATGAATCACACCCAGGACATCACAAACATGACATATCTGTTGGTTTATGTGCATTGTTAGGGTTAATAGTATTTTTAATGGTGGAAAAAGCAGTACGTATTATCAAAGGTGATCACAGTCATTCACATGTTCATCATAATtttgaagagaaaaagaataaagatgTGTCTGAGAAGAAAACCgagaagaaaggagagaagaaaaacAGTGATAAAGTAATTTCTAAGTCACACAAAGAACCTCAAAGTGATATTAAAATCGCTGGCTATTTAAATTTGGTAGCAGACTTTTTGCACAACTTTACAGATGGGTTGGCTATAGGAGCCAGTTACATGGCTGGAAATAGTATAGGTTATATAACAACATTTACAATATTGTTGCATGAGGTTCCACATGAAATTGGTGATTTTGCCATTTTGATACAAAGTGGATATAGTAAAAGAAAG GCTATGATGATGCAGTTGATTACTGCTGTAGGAGCTTTATTAGGGACAGTCGTTTCTTTATTAGCAGAAGGAATgg gtgATCTTGCAACCAAATGGATTTTACCCTTTACTGCAGGTGgctttatttatattgcaaCTGTTTCTATAATACCAGAACTTTTAACTGCTACTAAACTTTGGCAATCAGTTATGGAGATACTTGCACTCTTTTTCGGAGTGTATATGATGGTTCTTATAGCAGATTATGAATAA